In Sedimenticola thiotaurini, the following proteins share a genomic window:
- a CDS encoding AAA family ATPase — protein sequence MKPLNDHARLVAGLREPACWPDGIGPDQVIETHISTVLLVGHYAYKIKKPLDLGFLDFSTLERRRHFCEEEIRLNSRLAPDVYLEVIPIGGTPDAPEPFTTGPAIEYAVRMRRFDQSGLLSEHLELVTPGLVDQLAERLARFHADVDRAPVDADWGDPEAVEAPMRENFLQLRELIGESEALDRLADWTELEAEKLAPLLSERKAGGFIRECHGDLHLGNMALDGDELLIFDGIEFNPALRWIDVISELAFLLMDLDEKGLQPLAQRLLNRYLELSGDYAALRLLRFYQVYRAMVRAKVTAIRLAQPDIPAEDQAQLTGDLHNYLQLALGYTGTKQGALVITHGLSGSGKSTQTLACIEQLPALRVRSDVERKRLAGMESDQSSGSALGDGIYRADFSARTYGRLLQLATQIIGAEMVAIVDATFLRRSDRQAFRQQARALGVPFLILDFRVPESLLRQRVRQRHQQGGDASEATLDVLERQLVSAEPLSGDELKQALAVESDHLPMDELRDRLQHGAVEL from the coding sequence TTGAAACCGTTGAATGATCACGCGCGACTGGTGGCGGGTTTGCGGGAGCCAGCCTGCTGGCCGGATGGTATCGGACCGGATCAGGTGATCGAGACCCATATCTCCACGGTCTTACTGGTGGGTCACTATGCCTACAAGATCAAAAAGCCGCTGGATCTCGGTTTTCTCGACTTCTCCACCCTGGAGCGCCGGCGTCACTTCTGCGAGGAGGAGATCCGCCTCAACAGCCGCCTGGCCCCGGATGTCTACCTGGAGGTGATCCCGATCGGCGGCACCCCCGATGCTCCCGAACCCTTCACCACCGGCCCCGCCATCGAGTATGCGGTGCGCATGCGTCGTTTTGATCAGTCCGGTCTGTTATCGGAACATCTGGAGCTGGTGACTCCCGGCTTGGTGGATCAGCTGGCTGAACGGCTGGCCCGCTTCCATGCCGACGTTGATCGGGCGCCTGTGGATGCCGACTGGGGAGATCCGGAAGCGGTGGAGGCACCCATGCGGGAGAACTTCCTGCAACTGCGGGAGTTGATCGGGGAGAGCGAGGCACTGGACCGGCTCGCCGACTGGACCGAGTTGGAAGCGGAAAAGCTGGCGCCGCTGCTAAGCGAGCGCAAGGCCGGTGGTTTTATCCGCGAATGTCATGGCGATCTGCACTTGGGCAATATGGCACTGGATGGGGATGAACTGCTGATTTTTGATGGTATCGAGTTCAATCCGGCACTGCGCTGGATTGACGTGATCAGCGAGCTGGCGTTCCTGCTGATGGATCTGGATGAGAAGGGTTTGCAGCCGCTGGCTCAGCGTCTGCTCAACCGCTACCTGGAATTGAGTGGTGACTATGCCGCGCTGCGGTTGCTGCGCTTCTACCAGGTCTACCGGGCCATGGTGCGGGCCAAGGTGACAGCGATCCGTCTTGCCCAGCCGGATATCCCGGCAGAAGATCAGGCACAGCTCACCGGCGATCTGCATAACTATCTGCAGTTGGCCCTGGGCTACACCGGGACGAAACAGGGCGCACTGGTGATTACCCACGGTCTCTCCGGCTCCGGTAAGAGCACCCAGACCCTGGCCTGTATCGAACAGCTGCCGGCGTTGCGGGTCCGGTCCGACGTGGAACGCAAGCGGCTGGCGGGCATGGAGAGTGACCAATCCAGTGGTTCCGCCCTGGGAGACGGGATCTACCGGGCCGATTTCTCGGCACGCACCTATGGGCGACTGCTGCAGCTGGCAACACAGATCATCGGTGCGGAGATGGTGGCGATCGTGGACGCCACTTTCCTGCGCCGGAGCGACCGACAGGCTTTCCGGCAGCAGGCCCGGGCCCTTGGTGTCCCTTTTCTGATTCTCGACTTCCGGGTGCCCGAGTCACTGCTGCGCCAGCGGGTCAGGCAGCGCCACCAACAGGGCGGTGATGCCTCCGAGGCAACCCTGGATGTGCTGGAGCGGCAGTTGGTTAGCGCCGAGCCGTTGTCCGGGGATGAGCTTAAACAGGCACTGGCTGTTGAGAGTGATCACTTACCCATGGATGAGTTGCGGGACCGCCTGCAGCACGGTGCCGTGGAGCTGTAG
- a CDS encoding cupin domain-containing protein, with translation MITAKKSLAPYRTKDGSLIRELLHPDHQAVKNQSLAEATVPPGVTTHLHRHLQSEEIYHITQGEGVMRLGNEEFPVEAGDSILIPPGTAHAIRNRGTDDLLILCCCAPAYRHEDTELLE, from the coding sequence ATGATCACTGCAAAAAAGTCACTGGCCCCTTACCGCACCAAGGACGGCTCCCTGATCCGTGAACTGCTGCACCCGGATCACCAGGCAGTGAAAAACCAGAGTCTGGCCGAAGCCACTGTTCCACCGGGAGTAACCACCCACTTACACCGGCATCTTCAAAGCGAGGAGATCTACCACATCACCCAGGGAGAGGGCGTGATGCGGTTGGGAAACGAGGAGTTCCCGGTCGAAGCGGGGGACAGCATACTGATCCCACCCGGTACCGCCCATGCCATCCGCAACAGGGGTACCGATGACCTGCTGATCCTCTGCTGCTGCGCCCCAGCCTACCGGCACGAAGACACCGAACTGTTGGAGTGA
- the dusA gene encoding tRNA dihydrouridine(20/20a) synthase DusA, whose product MIDRRLCIAPMLDWTDRYCRYFLRLISRHTLLYTEMVTTGALLHGDQPRHLDFDPAEHPLALQLGGSDPDELAACARLAEQWGYDEVNLNVGCPSDRVQSGRFGACLMATPELVAQGVAAMRAATRLPVTVKHRIGIDQLDSYEALTRFVATVAEAGCETFIIHARKAWLSGLSPKENREIPPLRYDRVYRIKQEFPRLEIIINGGIASLDQAEEQLRHVDGVMIGREAYQNPWILAEADRRLYGDEHPIPTRHEIIEQLMPFAERAHAAGTPVNRISRHILGLFQGQPRARAWRRHISENAHRAGATPEVIREAARQVPAT is encoded by the coding sequence ATGATTGACCGCCGCCTCTGCATTGCCCCCATGCTGGACTGGACTGATCGCTATTGCCGGTACTTCCTGCGCCTGATCTCCCGTCACACCCTGCTCTATACCGAGATGGTGACCACCGGTGCGCTATTGCATGGGGACCAGCCGCGCCACCTCGATTTTGATCCGGCGGAACACCCGCTGGCCCTGCAACTGGGCGGCAGCGATCCGGACGAACTGGCGGCCTGCGCCCGCCTGGCGGAGCAGTGGGGTTATGACGAGGTGAACCTGAATGTGGGCTGTCCATCCGACCGGGTGCAGTCGGGGCGTTTCGGCGCCTGCCTGATGGCCACGCCGGAACTGGTCGCACAGGGGGTGGCCGCCATGCGCGCCGCCACCCGGCTGCCGGTGACGGTCAAGCACCGCATCGGTATCGACCAACTGGACAGTTACGAAGCCCTGACCCGGTTTGTCGCCACGGTGGCGGAGGCAGGCTGTGAGACCTTTATTATCCACGCCCGCAAGGCGTGGCTCAGCGGCCTCAGCCCGAAAGAGAACCGGGAGATCCCCCCACTGCGCTACGATCGGGTATACCGGATCAAGCAGGAGTTCCCCCGGCTGGAGATCATTATCAATGGTGGAATCGCCAGCCTGGACCAGGCGGAGGAGCAGCTGCGGCATGTGGATGGGGTGATGATCGGTCGCGAGGCGTACCAGAATCCCTGGATACTGGCGGAGGCAGATCGGCGCCTGTATGGCGATGAGCATCCGATCCCCACTCGGCATGAAATTATTGAACAGCTGATGCCGTTCGCCGAACGGGCCCACGCCGCCGGCACACCGGTCAACCGGATCAGCCGCCACATCCTGGGGCTGTTCCAGGGCCAGCCAAGGGCCCGGGCGTGGCGCCGGCACATCAGTGAGAATGCGCACCGGGCGGGTGCCACCCCCGAGGTGATACGGGAAGCGGCCCGGCAGGTGCCGGCGACATGA
- a CDS encoding BatD family protein, with translation MTHRLGYVALLLILLSANSLAATGLSARLDRDRISEGETVQLILEAPGQVAGRPDTAPLEKTFDVLGISSGSRIQIINGKTDARTTWTLTLSPKQPGKLTIPPLRIGNRESQELLLEVTDAPVADSTSGADILIESELSPQQPYVQGQVLYNLRLLHAVPIQSGTLSDPKPDNTLVQRLGEERNYSTLRHGRRYQVIERRYALFPQKSGTLKLAPPLFDGEVPDKRQPGRSPFGRLFGQDPFFNSSPLDNLITPTRRVRIRGTARELQIQPRPGNARGSHWLPARQLQLHGSWSPDANQAQVGEPITLELELQAEGLTAGQLPDLTPAAVAGFDLYPDQAQRHTDTGSTGVTGRLRQKIAFLPKQPGKLSLPAIQLHWWDTTADQPRLATLPGREVVVTGAAPQPIQTPAVPALDSPRTPQAPAVTTGQAIQPGITPLESGNRWLWLSTLLASGWLVTLLLWWRQSRRTRADRPATEPASPPRAGTARRRFQSACQNGDPVAAQRALLDWAAAHWPEDPPRGLEALARRLSDPAACAALEELNRALYRERTGWNGTSLATALQQLPKPSRGGDNRPRVLPPLYPRSSS, from the coding sequence ATGACCCATCGACTCGGTTATGTCGCACTGCTACTGATTCTGCTGTCGGCAAACAGCCTGGCAGCCACCGGTTTGAGCGCCCGGCTGGACCGTGACCGGATCAGCGAGGGTGAAACCGTACAGCTGATTCTGGAGGCACCCGGGCAGGTGGCTGGTCGACCGGATACCGCTCCGCTGGAGAAAACCTTCGATGTGTTGGGGATCAGCAGTGGCAGCCGCATTCAGATCATCAACGGAAAGACCGATGCCCGCACCACCTGGACCCTGACCCTGAGTCCGAAACAGCCCGGCAAGCTGACCATTCCGCCGCTCCGGATCGGCAACCGGGAGAGTCAGGAACTGCTGCTGGAGGTGACCGATGCGCCTGTCGCCGATTCGACCAGCGGTGCCGATATCCTGATCGAGAGCGAACTCTCTCCGCAACAGCCCTATGTGCAGGGCCAGGTGCTTTACAACCTGCGCCTGCTGCATGCGGTGCCGATCCAGTCCGGCACCCTGTCCGATCCCAAACCGGACAACACGCTGGTGCAGCGACTCGGTGAAGAGCGGAACTACAGCACCCTGCGGCACGGCCGGCGCTACCAGGTGATTGAGCGGCGCTATGCGCTGTTCCCACAGAAGAGCGGCACACTGAAGCTGGCGCCGCCGCTGTTTGACGGCGAAGTCCCGGATAAGCGTCAGCCTGGCCGCTCTCCTTTCGGCCGTCTGTTTGGCCAGGATCCTTTCTTCAACTCCTCACCCCTGGATAACCTGATCACGCCGACCCGGCGGGTACGCATTCGCGGCACCGCCCGGGAGTTGCAGATCCAACCCCGGCCCGGCAACGCCCGGGGCAGCCACTGGCTGCCGGCCAGGCAGCTGCAGCTGCACGGCAGCTGGTCACCCGATGCCAACCAAGCGCAGGTGGGGGAGCCCATCACCCTGGAGCTGGAACTGCAGGCCGAGGGTCTGACCGCTGGACAACTGCCGGACCTGACACCAGCAGCGGTGGCGGGGTTCGATCTCTATCCTGATCAGGCCCAACGGCACACCGATACCGGCTCAACCGGAGTGACCGGGCGACTGCGACAGAAGATCGCCTTTTTGCCCAAACAGCCGGGCAAACTCTCCCTGCCAGCCATCCAGCTGCACTGGTGGGACACCACAGCGGACCAACCCCGGCTGGCCACACTGCCGGGACGCGAAGTGGTGGTGACCGGCGCAGCGCCACAGCCGATTCAGACGCCCGCTGTCCCCGCCCTGGACAGCCCCCGCACCCCGCAGGCCCCGGCTGTTACTACCGGCCAGGCGATCCAGCCGGGCATCACCCCGCTAGAGTCCGGGAACCGCTGGCTGTGGCTCAGCACCCTGTTGGCGAGCGGTTGGCTGGTCACCTTGCTGCTCTGGTGGCGACAGAGCCGGCGAACCCGGGCAGACCGGCCCGCGACCGAGCCCGCGTCGCCACCCCGTGCCGGAACCGCCCGACGTCGGTTCCAGAGCGCCTGCCAAAACGGTGATCCGGTTGCGGCACAGCGGGCGCTGCTCGACTGGGCCGCCGCCCACTGGCCGGAAGATCCACCACGGGGGCTTGAGGCACTGGCCCGGCGGCTGTCCGACCCGGCTGCCTGTGCCGCGCTGGAGGAGCTGAATCGGGCGCTCTACCGGGAGCGAACAGGCTGGAACGGAACCTCACTGGCAACCGCCCTGCAACAGCTGCCCAAACCGTCACGTGGCGGGGATAACCGCCCCCGGGTTCTGCCGCCGCTGTATCCCCGGTCATCATCCTGA
- a CDS encoding vWA domain-containing protein, translated as MNGVHFLRPAWLLALLPALLLLILAWRHQARSSDWRGIVAPTLLPVLLLQAGRPLSRLPLVLLGIGWLLAITALAGPTWERQSLPLYRAPVDRLLILDMSPSMGTPDLKPDRLTRARFAIRKLMDTAPEGRFALLVFGAEPHVVVPLTDDVATIQALLPALSLDIIPAPGNLAGPALREAGKLLQQAGSRQGQILLLSDGISDTADTLGAIRTLRQQGFRTSVIGVGTAQGAPLATARGGFRSGPDGAPVVQRLDERGLRELANSGGGQYRRLASGPLTDLLQPGDARDLSRAARQRGDLERWVERGPWLLLPLLLIAAGGFRRGWLGALALCMTLPPPVHAFSWQDLWQRPDQQASRLLEQGDARAAAERFQDPRWRATALYQAGDYAAAARAFSGQDPDSLFNRGNALARAGQLPQALAAYDQALQQQPDHQDARFNRDLVAKLLEQRQAQHNQPGAAQQQPPAGQSDQPRNAPPQQQSGRAAGGKPDNATAPPGATDNPGGDAETESTPQPNPSNSRQQAENEPDGAEQRPSSGSHTAPADTPEQARADVSPSGQPADRGQSGTVAEINSRDPTASMPSQPMSEGQIALEQWLRQIPDDPAGLLRRKFMLEHILRENGERTP; from the coding sequence ATGAACGGGGTCCACTTCCTGCGCCCCGCCTGGCTGCTCGCCCTGCTGCCGGCGCTCCTGCTGCTGATCCTGGCCTGGCGTCACCAGGCGCGTTCCAGCGACTGGCGCGGCATCGTGGCGCCGACACTGCTGCCGGTTCTGCTCCTGCAGGCGGGTCGGCCACTCAGCCGTCTGCCCCTGGTTCTGCTGGGAATCGGTTGGCTGCTGGCCATCACCGCCCTGGCCGGCCCCACCTGGGAGCGCCAATCCCTGCCGCTCTACCGCGCCCCGGTGGATCGGCTGCTGATTCTGGATATGTCCCCCTCCATGGGCACCCCCGATCTGAAACCGGATCGGCTGACCCGGGCCAGATTCGCTATCCGGAAACTGATGGACACTGCACCGGAAGGCCGTTTCGCCCTGCTGGTGTTCGGTGCCGAACCCCACGTAGTGGTGCCCCTCACTGATGATGTGGCCACCATTCAGGCACTGCTGCCGGCACTGTCGCTGGATATTATCCCCGCCCCCGGTAATCTGGCCGGCCCGGCCCTGCGGGAGGCGGGCAAACTGCTGCAACAGGCCGGCAGTAGACAGGGCCAGATCCTGCTGTTGAGCGATGGTATCAGTGATACCGCCGATACACTGGGGGCCATCCGGACACTGCGACAGCAGGGCTTCCGAACCTCGGTGATCGGTGTGGGCACAGCCCAGGGCGCTCCCCTGGCCACGGCCCGGGGCGGTTTCAGGAGCGGGCCGGACGGTGCCCCGGTTGTGCAGCGACTGGACGAGCGTGGACTGCGCGAGCTGGCCAACAGCGGCGGCGGACAGTATCGACGGTTGGCATCGGGCCCACTCACCGATCTGCTGCAACCGGGTGACGCCCGGGATCTTTCCCGGGCGGCCCGGCAACGGGGCGATCTGGAACGTTGGGTGGAGCGGGGCCCCTGGCTGCTGCTGCCGCTGCTGCTGATCGCCGCCGGGGGATTCCGCCGCGGCTGGTTGGGCGCACTGGCGCTGTGCATGACCCTGCCTCCCCCGGTGCACGCTTTCAGCTGGCAGGATCTGTGGCAACGGCCCGATCAACAGGCCAGCCGGCTGCTGGAACAGGGCGACGCCAGGGCTGCCGCAGAGCGCTTTCAGGATCCCCGCTGGCGGGCCACCGCACTGTACCAGGCCGGTGACTATGCCGCTGCCGCCCGGGCCTTCTCCGGTCAGGACCCTGACAGCCTGTTCAACCGGGGCAACGCCCTGGCCCGGGCCGGCCAACTGCCACAGGCGCTGGCGGCCTACGACCAGGCACTGCAACAGCAGCCGGACCATCAGGATGCCCGCTTCAACCGGGATCTGGTGGCAAAACTGCTGGAGCAGAGACAAGCACAGCATAATCAGCCCGGCGCGGCACAACAGCAACCGCCTGCCGGCCAGAGCGACCAGCCCCGGAACGCTCCCCCGCAACAACAGAGTGGCCGGGCCGCCGGCGGGAAACCGGATAACGCCACCGCCCCACCGGGGGCCACCGACAACCCGGGGGGCGATGCTGAAACGGAAAGCACGCCACAACCAAACCCCTCAAACAGTCGGCAACAGGCTGAAAACGAGCCCGACGGGGCTGAGCAGCGACCCTCCAGCGGGTCGCACACCGCACCCGCCGACACCCCGGAGCAGGCACGGGCCGATGTAAGCCCCAGCGGGCAACCAGCCGATAGGGGACAATCGGGAACAGTGGCGGAAATCAACAGCCGGGACCCGACCGCTTCAATGCCGTCCCAGCCCATGAGTGAAGGGCAGATCGCCCTGGAACAGTGGCTGCGGCAGATCCCCGATGACCCCGCCGGCCTGTTACGGCGTAAATTTATGCTGGAGCACATCTTGCGAGAGAACGGAGAGCGCACACCATGA
- a CDS encoding VWA domain-containing protein, with product MIQFAWPWLLLLLPLPWLFRRLLPAAPGATGGALYAPFALEIGAAGSTVQTTDDNRRQLVVATLVWLCLLLAAARPQWLGEPVSLSQTGRNLILAIDVSGSMETPDLALDGSQATRLDVVKQVAGDFLQRRDGDRIGLILFGTQPYLQSPLTFDHVTVRHFLGQAVIGLAGRETAIGDAIGLAIKRLRTAPGSEAVLILLTDGQNTAGKVPPREAMQLAARSGLRIHTIGIGADAMQVQGLFGSRQINPSADLDEATLKAVAEATGGHYFRARSRQDLEQVYQRLDQLEPVADEGRMARPVSELFPWPLGVALLISLLLAAQPLLQRRVLP from the coding sequence ATGATCCAGTTCGCCTGGCCCTGGCTACTGCTGTTGCTGCCCCTGCCGTGGCTGTTCAGACGCCTGCTGCCGGCCGCTCCGGGGGCCACTGGCGGCGCCCTGTATGCCCCCTTCGCATTGGAGATCGGCGCAGCCGGCAGCACCGTTCAGACAACCGATGACAATCGCCGGCAACTGGTTGTGGCCACGCTGGTCTGGCTCTGCCTGTTGCTGGCCGCAGCACGGCCCCAGTGGTTGGGCGAGCCGGTCAGTCTGTCCCAGACCGGACGCAACCTGATCCTGGCGATTGATGTTTCGGGCAGTATGGAGACCCCGGACCTGGCCCTCGATGGCAGCCAGGCCACACGCCTTGATGTGGTCAAGCAGGTGGCGGGCGACTTTCTACAGCGACGCGATGGTGACCGGATCGGACTGATCCTGTTCGGCACCCAACCCTATCTGCAATCACCCCTCACTTTCGACCATGTCACGGTGCGGCACTTTCTGGGCCAGGCGGTGATCGGCCTGGCGGGCCGGGAGACCGCCATCGGGGACGCCATCGGCCTGGCAATCAAACGGCTGCGCACCGCCCCCGGCAGCGAGGCGGTGCTGATCCTGCTGACCGATGGACAGAACACGGCGGGCAAAGTACCACCCCGGGAGGCGATGCAGCTGGCCGCCCGCAGTGGCCTGCGCATCCACACCATCGGCATTGGCGCCGACGCCATGCAGGTGCAGGGACTGTTCGGCAGCCGGCAGATCAACCCCTCGGCAGATCTGGATGAAGCGACCCTCAAGGCGGTGGCGGAGGCCACCGGCGGCCACTACTTCCGCGCCCGCAGCCGCCAGGACCTGGAACAGGTCTACCAACGCCTGGACCAGCTGGAACCGGTGGCGGATGAGGGACGGATGGCCCGCCCGGTCAGCGAGCTGTTCCCCTGGCCGCTGGGGGTGGCACTACTCATCAGCCTGCTGCTGGCCGCTCAACCCCTGCTGCAACGGCGGGTGCTCCCATGA
- a CDS encoding DUF4381 domain-containing protein: protein MNGPDDPLAALRPLHLPEAVSWWPPAPGWWLLTLVVVIAGGGWWWWRRTALRRSALAELRLLSRCQLDDRQLAAGLNRLLRRVALARFPRRQVAPLSGEAWLQFLDSRISGSPFSHGPGRVLATLPYGAGGNIDRTALLAVVRNWIRQVGRRQP, encoded by the coding sequence ATGAACGGCCCTGACGATCCGCTGGCTGCCCTGCGTCCGCTGCATCTGCCGGAAGCGGTGAGCTGGTGGCCGCCGGCCCCGGGCTGGTGGCTGCTGACACTGGTGGTAGTAATCGCCGGCGGCGGCTGGTGGTGGTGGCGACGCACGGCCCTGCGCCGCAGCGCTTTGGCTGAACTGCGGCTGCTGTCCCGGTGCCAGCTGGACGACCGGCAACTGGCCGCCGGGCTGAACCGGCTGTTGCGGCGGGTCGCCCTGGCCCGCTTCCCGCGCCGGCAGGTGGCCCCCCTAAGTGGTGAGGCGTGGCTGCAATTCCTGGATAGCCGGATCAGCGGCAGCCCGTTTAGCCATGGGCCGGGCCGGGTACTGGCCACACTCCCCTACGGGGCCGGCGGCAACATTGACCGGACGGCGCTGCTGGCGGTGGTGCGGAACTGGATCCGTCAGGTCGGACGGAGGCAACCATGA
- a CDS encoding DUF58 domain-containing protein, translating to MFPRPEPVSPLFSLAELIALRGAARRLELGAQRLARASQAGGYRSIYRGRGLEFDEVRPYQPGDEARDMDWRVTARRGRPHTKLYREERERPVLLLADLGPTMLFGSRHLKSTRAAHCVALLAWAAVQGGDRVGGVVTAAAGSGICPPRPRTDAVLALLHRLVEAQPRAPQPLVPGLLDQGLARLEQISRPGSLLPIVSDFQLLDDSAERRLGRLSRHNDLLMIQVYDPLEAEPPPAGRYRLGIPGQLLELDSRSAALAWRQQFADRQEQLAQIARRLRCPLIPLSTDETVARVLARDMGRYGSAA from the coding sequence GTGTTCCCGCGCCCTGAACCGGTCTCACCGCTGTTCTCCCTGGCCGAGTTGATCGCCCTGCGCGGTGCCGCCCGGAGATTGGAACTGGGCGCACAGCGCCTGGCACGAGCCAGCCAGGCCGGTGGTTACCGCTCCATTTACCGCGGCCGTGGTCTGGAGTTTGACGAGGTACGGCCCTACCAGCCGGGCGATGAGGCCCGGGATATGGACTGGCGTGTCACCGCCCGGCGCGGTCGCCCCCACACCAAGCTCTATCGCGAAGAGCGGGAACGCCCGGTACTGCTGCTGGCTGACCTGGGTCCGACCATGCTGTTCGGCAGTCGTCACCTGAAATCGACCCGGGCCGCCCACTGCGTGGCCCTGCTGGCCTGGGCGGCGGTTCAGGGGGGAGATCGGGTCGGCGGCGTCGTGACGGCTGCGGCAGGCAGCGGTATCTGTCCGCCCCGGCCACGCACTGATGCGGTACTGGCACTGCTGCATCGACTGGTTGAAGCGCAACCCCGCGCTCCCCAGCCCCTGGTGCCGGGGCTGTTGGATCAGGGCCTGGCACGCCTCGAACAGATCAGCCGTCCGGGTAGTCTGTTACCCATTGTGAGTGACTTCCAGTTGCTGGATGACAGCGCAGAGCGGCGACTCGGCCGTCTCTCCCGCCACAACGACCTGCTGATGATTCAGGTCTACGACCCGCTGGAGGCCGAACCGCCCCCGGCGGGACGTTACCGCCTGGGCATACCGGGACAGCTGCTGGAGCTGGACAGCCGTAGTGCCGCCCTGGCCTGGCGTCAACAGTTCGCGGACCGACAGGAGCAGTTGGCGCAGATCGCCCGTCGACTTCGCTGCCCACTCATACCGCTCTCCACGGATGAGACGGTGGCAAGGGTGCTGGCACGGGACATGGGTCGCTACGGGAGCGCCGCATGA
- a CDS encoding DUF4340 domain-containing protein, whose product MQKTLRLLAVLLGVQLLMALALSQSGPGLATANDREPLIQLASERINRITLEGPDDARLTLAREADNWQLPELENFPADSQRVKRLIEQLTTLRPGLTVASSGGARERFKVSEERFERRITLADGDETLATLYLGSSPGRNRIHARLADQDEIRTLELAAYEVPVSRSDWEDKTVLQLPEEQISTIQLDGLKLERQASDWRANDLKEGEVLDTEAADKLARQLANLRIGQVLGQTPQPEYGLEEPALDLTLTRQDGTQVTYRLGKQSDQDSYTLKVSNRPEYFSIPSFTASSLIEVASQRDKLITPATTADPADPDQQTPTQEAS is encoded by the coding sequence ATGCAGAAGACTCTACGACTACTCGCCGTCCTGCTGGGCGTACAGCTGCTGATGGCCCTGGCACTCAGCCAGTCCGGTCCGGGACTGGCCACCGCCAACGACAGGGAGCCACTGATCCAGCTTGCCTCTGAGCGTATCAACCGGATCACGCTGGAAGGGCCTGATGATGCCCGGCTCACACTGGCCAGGGAGGCGGACAACTGGCAGCTGCCGGAATTGGAAAACTTCCCGGCTGATTCACAGCGGGTCAAACGGCTCATCGAGCAACTCACCACCCTCCGTCCCGGTCTGACTGTCGCCTCCAGCGGGGGCGCCCGGGAGCGCTTCAAGGTCAGTGAAGAGCGGTTCGAGCGGCGGATCACCCTGGCTGACGGTGATGAGACCCTGGCCACCCTCTACCTGGGCAGCTCCCCGGGACGCAACCGCATCCATGCCCGGCTGGCTGACCAGGATGAGATCCGTACTCTCGAACTGGCGGCGTATGAGGTTCCGGTCAGTCGCAGCGACTGGGAGGACAAAACCGTCCTGCAACTGCCCGAGGAGCAGATCAGCACCATCCAGCTGGATGGTCTGAAACTGGAGCGGCAGGCATCCGACTGGCGCGCCAACGACCTGAAAGAGGGTGAAGTGCTGGATACCGAGGCGGCGGACAAGCTGGCCCGACAGCTGGCCAATCTGCGTATCGGTCAGGTTCTGGGGCAGACGCCGCAACCGGAGTACGGACTGGAGGAACCGGCCCTGGACCTGACCCTCACCCGCCAGGACGGCACCCAGGTGACCTATCGGCTGGGTAAGCAGTCGGACCAGGATAGCTACACCCTCAAGGTCTCAAACCGGCCGGAATACTTCAGCATTCCCAGCTTCACCGCCAGCTCCCTGATCGAGGTCGCCAGCCAGCGGGACAAGCTGATTACACCGGCCACCACCGCCGACCCGGCTGACCCGGATCAGCAAACACCAACCCAGGAGGCCTCATGA